In a single window of the Bacillus mycoides genome:
- a CDS encoding lysoplasmalogenase, producing MNVLYIVLVGQIILFLMGAIYAIGQTKRTRNNMPLPLAVRLILSFSLTGSAIWIWLQDPSAEYSTWVALGMTLSTVGDLFMAGLIPIGHRLIGGMVTFALAHCFYVKAFLQTGISWNGFWIGLFVYGLFLIIGWFFFIRNEKQDKLFTIGALIYGLWVGGMACFAFALYYENIGIWWIPALGGLLFVISDFIIGVTDIGGRKLKYEPLWIWFTYVAAQMCIVYVGL from the coding sequence ATGAATGTACTTTACATTGTGTTAGTCGGGCAAATTATTCTTTTTTTAATGGGAGCAATTTATGCAATAGGACAGACGAAGAGAACGAGAAATAATATGCCGTTACCTTTAGCAGTTCGTCTTATTCTTAGTTTTTCTTTAACAGGAAGTGCAATTTGGATATGGTTACAAGATCCATCGGCTGAGTACAGTACGTGGGTTGCACTCGGTATGACTTTATCAACTGTAGGGGATTTATTTATGGCAGGATTAATTCCAATTGGTCATCGATTAATTGGAGGAATGGTTACTTTCGCTCTTGCACATTGTTTCTATGTGAAAGCATTTTTACAAACAGGTATTTCATGGAATGGTTTTTGGATCGGTTTATTCGTATACGGACTCTTTCTAATTATAGGGTGGTTTTTCTTTATTCGAAATGAAAAACAAGACAAACTTTTTACAATAGGCGCTCTAATTTACGGTTTGTGGGTTGGAGGAATGGCATGTTTTGCATTCGCCTTATATTACGAGAATATAGGAATATGGTGGATACCAGCACTTGGTGGTTTACTGTTTGTGATTTCTGATTTTATTATCGGCGTGACAGATATCGGAGGGCGCAAACTGAAGTATGAACCGCTTTGGATTTGGTTTACATATGTCGCAGCGCAGATGTGTATTGTATATGTAGGATTATAA
- a CDS encoding YfkD famly protein yields the protein MKRVYSICLSTMVSFILLFPNSSFAKTTVEVKMPSSVLNISKDNTFPNDAQDLPRLQPSKFAQELLKTANIKIENPDLIRMFNETTISNAPLAVGYRAKIYLGQWALNYESIDTSINWEYKQVNRNVYDNRGGDRLYPLRYKQETQKTIEGDLTADMKDTTDVKKMMLLKALEKVQLPLSFKTTIGYGTGHERVYNISPSQLGYLYAYTPAVNEKGKVTFGEVYLVLKGNQKKLVVKNITSQGIGAAIPIHDHLFFKFVSSSHAQ from the coding sequence GTGAAACGAGTATACAGCATATGTCTTTCAACCATGGTCTCGTTTATTTTATTATTTCCTAACAGTAGTTTTGCAAAGACAACGGTAGAAGTAAAAATGCCTTCATCTGTTTTAAATATTTCAAAGGATAATACATTTCCAAATGACGCACAAGATTTACCGCGTTTACAGCCAAGTAAGTTTGCGCAAGAACTATTGAAAACAGCAAATATCAAAATTGAAAACCCAGATTTAATTCGAATGTTTAATGAAACGACAATTTCGAATGCACCGCTTGCAGTAGGGTACCGAGCGAAAATTTATTTAGGGCAATGGGCATTAAATTATGAGTCAATAGACACATCGATTAATTGGGAATATAAGCAAGTAAATCGAAATGTATATGATAATCGCGGAGGGGATCGCTTATACCCACTTCGCTATAAGCAAGAAACCCAAAAGACAATCGAAGGTGATTTAACAGCAGATATGAAAGATACTACAGATGTGAAAAAAATGATGCTTCTAAAAGCGCTTGAAAAAGTACAATTGCCACTTTCATTTAAAACAACCATTGGTTATGGTACCGGACATGAGCGTGTTTATAATATTAGTCCAAGTCAACTTGGATATTTATATGCGTATACACCAGCAGTAAATGAAAAAGGAAAAGTAACATTTGGAGAAGTCTACCTTGTGTTAAAAGGGAATCAAAAAAAGCTTGTCGTGAAAAATATTACATCTCAAGGAATCGGAGCCGCTATTCCAATTCATGATCATTTATTTTTTAAATTTGTTTCTTCATCGCATGCACAATGA
- the cax gene encoding calcium/proton exchanger, with product MFNKIFLIVALIGVPLSVIGKTLHWPQTIMFAVYCITIIALAGFMGRATESLAIVSGPRIGGLLNATFGNAVELIISIFALQAGLTEVVLASLTGSVLGNLLLVGGLSFFIGGLKYKRQSFNVYDARHNSALLIFAVVVAFVIPEIFSMKMDAGKTYQLSIGVSIIMIIMYLAALLFKLVTHRGVYQHKSDEVAHEEEPEWSKAKALLILAIATLAVAYVSEALVHTFETVAKSFGWSELFIGVIIVAIVGNAAEHASAIIMAYKNKVNIAVEIAVGSTLQIAMFVAPVLVLLSMLFAQKMPLVFTIPELVSMITAVFLTIAISNDGDTNWFEGGTLLAAYVIMGIGFYLL from the coding sequence ATGTTTAATAAAATATTTCTCATAGTAGCGCTTATAGGTGTACCACTTTCTGTAATCGGAAAAACACTTCATTGGCCACAAACTATTATGTTTGCTGTATACTGCATTACTATTATTGCATTAGCTGGTTTTATGGGGAGGGCGACAGAAAGTTTAGCAATTGTTTCTGGGCCTCGGATAGGTGGTTTATTAAATGCAACTTTCGGTAATGCCGTGGAACTTATCATTTCAATTTTTGCACTCCAGGCAGGATTAACAGAAGTTGTTTTAGCTTCCTTAACTGGTTCTGTACTTGGAAACTTATTACTGGTAGGAGGGTTATCCTTCTTTATAGGTGGCCTTAAGTATAAAAGACAAAGTTTCAATGTTTATGATGCAAGACATAATTCAGCTTTATTAATATTTGCTGTTGTCGTAGCCTTTGTTATTCCAGAGATTTTTTCAATGAAGATGGATGCTGGAAAGACGTATCAATTAAGTATTGGTGTTTCTATTATCATGATCATTATGTATCTTGCTGCATTGCTATTTAAGTTAGTTACGCACCGTGGTGTATATCAACATAAAAGTGATGAAGTAGCGCATGAGGAAGAGCCAGAGTGGTCCAAAGCTAAAGCGCTACTCATTTTAGCGATAGCAACACTTGCAGTTGCTTATGTGTCAGAGGCACTCGTACATACTTTTGAAACGGTTGCAAAGTCATTTGGCTGGTCAGAGTTATTTATAGGGGTTATCATCGTTGCGATTGTTGGTAATGCAGCAGAACATGCATCTGCAATTATTATGGCGTATAAAAATAAAGTGAATATCGCCGTTGAAATTGCAGTAGGTTCTACATTACAAATCGCTATGTTTGTTGCTCCTGTATTAGTACTTCTTTCGATGCTTTTTGCACAAAAGATGCCTCTAGTATTTACAATACCAGAACTTGTTTCTATGATTACAGCTGTTTTCTTAACTATCGCCATTTCAAATGATGGGGATACAAACTGGTTTGAAGGAGGCACTTTATTAGCTGCGTATGTCATTATGGGAATTGGTTTTTATTTATTATGA
- a CDS encoding EamA family transporter has product MSSWLLFALLSAIAAALVSIFGKIGLDGIDANVATTVRSIIMALFMVGVIIIQGKFQNIGDVLLNKKALLFITLSGIAGASSWLFYFLALKTGKVSQVAPIDKLSVVFSIILAMIILGEKLNFMTGIGVVFITAGVLFIAFS; this is encoded by the coding sequence ATGAGTTCATGGCTATTATTCGCACTATTATCAGCAATTGCTGCTGCCCTCGTATCTATTTTCGGAAAGATTGGCTTAGATGGAATCGATGCCAACGTCGCAACAACGGTTCGCTCTATTATTATGGCATTATTTATGGTAGGAGTTATTATTATACAAGGTAAATTTCAAAATATCGGTGATGTCCTCCTAAATAAAAAAGCACTGCTATTTATCACATTAAGTGGAATCGCTGGTGCTTCGTCATGGCTATTTTATTTTCTTGCGTTAAAAACAGGAAAAGTTTCACAAGTAGCACCTATCGATAAATTAAGTGTAGTATTTTCCATTATTCTCGCGATGATTATATTAGGTGAAAAGTTAAACTTTATGACCGGTATTGGTGTAGTCTTTATTACAGCTGGTGTATTATTTATTGCTTTCAGCTAA
- a CDS encoding BH0509 family protein → MKREERKNMIEFIEKKKGIERDELLFMTDDEVEHIYNVTYFLYEEIAE, encoded by the coding sequence ATGAAAAGAGAAGAACGAAAAAACATGATTGAGTTTATTGAAAAGAAAAAAGGGATTGAACGTGACGAATTATTATTTATGACGGATGATGAAGTAGAGCATATTTATAATGTAACGTACTTTTTATATGAAGAAATAGCAGAGTAG
- a CDS encoding DMT family transporter, whose product MKTEKFFTHPIGVFIAAIVATFLWGSAFPFIKLSYAELGIQPQEVGEQILFAGYRFFLSGVMLLLFFKALGKDMKFKKGTGKQLVQIGLFQTFLQYICFYIGMSYSSGIEGAIISGTSSFFQILLAHFLYKNDALNRRKVIGVAIGFCGVILVNVPSDGSLSFHFGIGSLLLLGAAMMYSYGNILAKEGSKTLDIGYMTAYQMIFGSIGLLCIGAFQVGMMPFTFNLHAILMLLYLSFLSAAGFCIWNTIMKYNKVGKVSMYMFFIPVFGVLLSSLILGEAIHSFVLFGLACVAAGIIVVNRNPVKKKVEQEKQVA is encoded by the coding sequence TTGAAGACAGAGAAATTTTTTACCCATCCGATTGGCGTGTTTATTGCTGCAATAGTAGCAACATTTTTATGGGGAAGCGCATTTCCCTTTATTAAATTAAGCTATGCTGAACTTGGAATTCAGCCACAAGAAGTCGGGGAACAAATATTATTTGCTGGCTATCGCTTTTTCTTATCTGGTGTAATGCTCTTATTATTTTTTAAAGCGTTAGGAAAAGATATGAAGTTCAAAAAAGGAACAGGAAAGCAGTTAGTTCAAATTGGCTTGTTTCAAACTTTTCTTCAATATATATGTTTTTATATTGGAATGAGTTACAGCTCAGGAATTGAAGGAGCGATTATTTCAGGAACATCATCATTCTTTCAAATTTTACTCGCACACTTTTTATATAAAAATGATGCTCTAAATAGGCGAAAAGTAATTGGAGTAGCTATCGGTTTTTGCGGTGTGATTTTAGTGAATGTACCGAGTGATGGAAGTTTATCATTTCATTTTGGAATAGGTAGCTTATTACTTCTTGGGGCAGCCATGATGTATTCGTATGGAAACATATTAGCGAAAGAAGGTAGTAAAACATTAGATATTGGGTATATGACAGCATATCAGATGATTTTCGGATCAATTGGGTTGCTATGTATAGGTGCATTTCAAGTTGGAATGATGCCATTCACATTTAATCTACATGCAATACTTATGCTCTTATATTTATCGTTCTTATCAGCAGCCGGATTCTGTATATGGAATACAATTATGAAGTATAACAAAGTAGGGAAAGTCTCGATGTATATGTTCTTTATACCAGTGTTTGGTGTGCTACTATCAAGTCTAATTTTAGGGGAAGCAATCCATTCCTTTGTACTATTTGGTTTAGCATGTGTCGCAGCGGGAATTATTGTAGTAAATCGTAACCCGGTTAAAAAGAAAGTTGAGCAAGAAAAACAAGTAGCATAG
- the yfkAB gene encoding radical SAM/CxCxxxxC motif protein YfkAB: protein MTISQIMKPITPSYDPWEAYMDLEEYGKLLLTNVEFTTTTLCNMRCEHCAVGYTLQPKDPNPLPMELLLKRLDEIPHLRSLSITGGEPMLSKKSVDNYVTPLLKYAHERGVRTQINSNLTIDLARYEQIIPYLDVLHISHNWGTIDDFVEGGFAMMERKPTYEQRAKLFERMITNSKALSEAGVLVSAETMLNKRTLPHIEHIHRQIVEEMGCKRHEVHPMYPSDFASTLEILTKEEIRNAVEHLLEIRDENVWMLFGTLPFYACSDNEHDLATLKKLHESKNVTVRNDPDGRSRLNVNIFDGNIIVTDFGDVPLLGNVQTNTLQEAYDKWCDSKTAKSLSCHCPAVKCLGPNVLVKNSYYPKEDFLSKTSNIML, encoded by the coding sequence ATGACGATATCACAAATAATGAAGCCGATTACTCCTTCTTACGATCCATGGGAAGCGTATATGGACCTTGAAGAGTACGGCAAACTACTATTAACAAACGTTGAGTTTACAACGACGACGTTATGCAATATGCGTTGCGAGCATTGCGCTGTTGGTTACACATTACAGCCGAAAGATCCAAACCCGCTTCCGATGGAGCTTTTATTAAAACGATTAGATGAGATTCCTCATTTACGTTCTTTAAGTATTACAGGCGGAGAACCTATGCTTTCAAAAAAATCCGTCGACAACTATGTAACACCACTCTTAAAATACGCCCATGAACGAGGCGTTCGCACTCAAATCAACTCAAACTTAACTATAGATTTAGCACGTTACGAACAAATTATTCCCTACTTAGATGTATTGCACATTTCACATAACTGGGGAACAATCGATGACTTCGTTGAAGGCGGATTTGCAATGATGGAGCGTAAGCCTACTTATGAACAGCGCGCTAAATTATTTGAAAGAATGATTACAAATAGTAAAGCTCTATCAGAGGCAGGTGTACTCGTATCAGCCGAAACTATGTTAAACAAACGAACTCTACCACATATTGAACATATTCACCGTCAAATCGTTGAAGAAATGGGCTGTAAACGTCATGAAGTTCACCCGATGTATCCGAGTGACTTCGCTAGCACACTTGAAATTTTAACAAAAGAAGAAATTCGAAATGCAGTTGAACATTTATTAGAGATCCGTGATGAAAATGTGTGGATGTTATTCGGAACATTACCTTTCTATGCATGTAGTGATAATGAACACGATTTAGCTACACTAAAGAAATTACATGAAAGTAAAAATGTAACTGTCCGCAATGATCCAGATGGTCGTTCTCGTTTGAACGTAAATATTTTCGATGGAAATATTATCGTGACCGACTTCGGTGATGTCCCGCTTCTAGGTAATGTACAAACAAATACACTACAAGAAGCTTACGACAAATGGTGTGACTCAAAAACAGCAAAATCATTAAGTTGCCATTGTCCTGCCGTGAAATGCCTTGGACCAAACGTTCTTGTAAAAAATAGCTACTATCCAAAAGAAGATTTCTTATCAAAAACATCAAACATTATGTTATAA
- a CDS encoding pyridoxamine 5'-phosphate oxidase family protein, producing MHLKEKIATIIQGQRTGVLSTVRNDKPHSAFMMFFHEDFVLYVATDRNSKKITDIEKNPNVHVLLGREGKKLDEDYIEVEGIASIEEDQTLKNKFWTNSLKRWLLGAEDPNYVLIKINPDTIYYIDGAGTTEPEFLRL from the coding sequence ATGCACTTAAAAGAAAAAATCGCAACTATTATTCAAGGTCAACGCACTGGTGTATTATCTACTGTACGTAACGATAAGCCACATAGCGCCTTTATGATGTTTTTCCACGAAGATTTTGTACTATATGTTGCAACAGATCGAAATTCAAAAAAGATAACAGATATTGAAAAAAACCCCAATGTACATGTACTACTTGGACGTGAAGGAAAGAAATTAGATGAGGATTACATTGAAGTTGAAGGTATAGCTTCCATCGAAGAAGATCAAACATTAAAAAACAAATTTTGGACTAATAGCTTAAAACGCTGGTTACTCGGTGCGGAAGACCCTAATTACGTACTAATAAAAATCAATCCCGATACAATTTATTACATCGATGGTGCTGGTACGACCGAGCCCGAGTTTTTACGACTATAA
- the lepB gene encoding signal peptidase I encodes MMQKKKCLREFFEIIAIACLLVFLAKIFLFFPTTVKGASMRPTLQDGDKVIINKLAKRFESYEREDIIVVKTDNFYVKRVIGLPGDVIEMKNDQLYVNHQVKNEEYLKNNKKQAEKLLINLTEDFGPITIPKNKIFVMGDNRLVSRDSRNGLGLIDRTEVLGKFMAIYYPFEHVKIVD; translated from the coding sequence ATGATGCAAAAGAAAAAATGTTTGCGTGAATTCTTTGAAATAATTGCAATTGCATGTTTATTAGTGTTTTTGGCAAAAATCTTTTTGTTTTTCCCTACGACTGTAAAAGGAGCATCGATGAGGCCGACGTTACAAGATGGAGATAAAGTAATTATTAATAAACTTGCAAAGAGATTTGAAAGTTATGAGAGAGAGGATATTATTGTCGTGAAGACAGATAATTTCTATGTGAAGAGAGTTATTGGATTACCAGGAGATGTAATTGAGATGAAGAATGATCAATTATATGTTAATCATCAAGTGAAAAATGAAGAGTATTTAAAGAATAATAAAAAACAGGCAGAAAAATTACTTATCAATTTAACTGAAGATTTTGGACCGATTACAATTCCTAAAAATAAAATTTTTGTGATGGGAGATAATCGTTTAGTTAGTAGGGATAGTAGGAACGGCTTAGGGCTCATTGATAGAACAGAAGTATTAGGAAAGTTCATGGCGATATATTATCCATTTGAACATGTGAAAATTGTAGATTAA
- a CDS encoding DedA family protein: MEQHIGELIAHYGYFGIIIALAGGIVGLPIPDEFLLTFIGYNISKGVMSGTAAFLSGMAGAMLGITLSYILGLKLGLPVLKKYGPKVRIKEHHIEKTHILFEKYGPFLLMIGYFIPGVRHLTAYFAGVSNLTLWRFCLYAYGGALIWISVFIGLGWKLGEKWRFVEYSLHHYGIWILLVSAIVILIVWIYIRKRKNR, encoded by the coding sequence ATGGAACAACATATTGGCGAGTTAATCGCACATTATGGATATTTTGGAATTATTATAGCTTTAGCTGGCGGGATTGTTGGATTACCTATACCGGATGAGTTTTTATTGACTTTTATTGGATATAACATTTCAAAAGGAGTTATGTCAGGAACAGCTGCTTTTTTAAGTGGAATGGCAGGTGCAATGCTTGGCATTACATTAAGTTACATATTAGGTTTAAAACTTGGGCTCCCTGTTTTAAAAAAATATGGTCCGAAAGTTAGAATTAAGGAACATCATATTGAAAAAACACATATTTTATTTGAAAAATACGGTCCATTTCTTTTAATGATTGGCTACTTTATACCGGGAGTACGTCATTTAACAGCATATTTTGCTGGAGTTTCAAATTTAACATTGTGGCGATTTTGTTTGTATGCTTACGGTGGTGCACTAATTTGGATAAGTGTTTTTATTGGCTTAGGTTGGAAACTGGGAGAAAAGTGGCGCTTTGTTGAATATAGTTTACATCATTATGGAATATGGATTTTATTAGTTTCGGCAATTGTAATATTGATTGTGTGGATTTACATAAGGAAAAGAAAAAACCGCTAA
- a CDS encoding tetratricopeptide repeat protein yields the protein MTIEKQFIQKIYYKTFLTEDSSIPVAEVLGEAYINESKNEFSNISNIRFAQGEVYFQTNDFEAAIFKWEKVNNELALWAMKNIADAYFELDFLPKAEEIYTSIQTEDTTLTMEVSLQLLSLYIEQNRLGLAFKTISEAVAFQPDYPNITAIARSFYEKQEDWNNAIELAVQEGIRTKSLHWFDTLINYVNRGFTKKIKPEYFYESLKALYTIDQVQFKELVISLWNSYENESFHLPWIQTINHLFLHVEVDAHDDWNEISTRYQETYFELITGQHFMHELQGLVPDLLTNWFSLMRAEDSLLVSAAVLAWNEVSPTTLESLLVKSAGALLSNASAHANVDMADVSALFETIAVWAEKNDVDLGHQFTLLVRELYDLTVTQLLVAGASDYDKSAFINSILGENILNEAITTSITFKDDSQTEITELTELDIRNIPNFDELHNILAVPSQSKLERKCIEVKLPSRFLRKNKFSFLVTPTVHGQLDKNSSHFEYLQAADSLIYVLNSASPLHDEELDTLLYIREQVPNLQIKFVLQTIDTNTSENITNSIKKKILVHFPEAHFFPYSPSQESSEQLGNVTDSILSNLTKRNVEKERIEKLLWFIQKTIAYLVNERVELENTLVKSVRWNKHILVKLDGFINNLTAIQKDKIRSITESYLLTKEEITQDIHSQIPELLQSCSDLVQEDSDFKLVHEELNVAMNERIQKHVQQVLLPKFTGSIQEWIETAHNEFIQAQAYLDEMSDTFNKLYEEERIKLPCDFKLLDDWDRDVARMTNRITVANINILLRFTPTQFFLKSAGKLFGNMQKNQSMLSNKYKQYIETEDYTEVAQMISKQFFLQFEVFEGALERDIMMFFKDPLSILKQTVEAAQLEIQEDEQTLTKLRTNPETYHDPLTLFKLQLLQRKFMLNIDQNNEHIASQETINKTPTV from the coding sequence ATGACCATTGAAAAACAATTTATCCAAAAGATTTACTATAAAACATTTTTAACAGAAGACTCTTCCATTCCGGTAGCGGAAGTACTCGGTGAAGCATATATAAATGAATCAAAAAATGAATTCTCCAATATATCTAATATTCGCTTTGCACAAGGTGAAGTTTATTTTCAAACTAACGACTTTGAAGCCGCTATATTCAAATGGGAGAAAGTAAATAATGAACTTGCTCTCTGGGCTATGAAGAATATTGCAGATGCTTATTTCGAATTAGATTTCTTGCCAAAAGCAGAAGAAATTTATACATCTATCCAAACAGAAGATACAACTCTTACAATGGAAGTTTCCCTACAACTTCTTTCCCTTTATATAGAGCAAAATCGTTTAGGACTAGCATTTAAGACGATTAGCGAGGCTGTTGCATTTCAACCAGACTATCCAAATATTACTGCAATCGCTCGATCGTTCTATGAAAAACAAGAAGATTGGAATAATGCTATTGAACTCGCTGTTCAAGAAGGAATTCGAACAAAATCATTACACTGGTTCGATACTTTAATCAATTATGTGAACAGAGGCTTTACTAAAAAAATTAAACCTGAGTATTTCTATGAATCTTTAAAAGCCTTATATACAATTGATCAAGTTCAATTTAAAGAGCTTGTTATCTCACTTTGGAACAGCTATGAAAATGAATCATTCCATCTCCCTTGGATTCAAACAATAAATCACCTATTCTTACATGTTGAAGTAGATGCTCATGACGATTGGAATGAAATTTCTACTCGCTATCAAGAGACGTACTTCGAATTGATTACTGGACAACATTTCATGCACGAATTACAAGGACTTGTACCAGATTTATTAACAAATTGGTTTAGTTTAATGAGAGCGGAAGATTCTTTACTTGTCTCCGCAGCAGTATTAGCATGGAATGAAGTTTCACCGACAACTCTAGAATCATTACTCGTAAAAAGCGCAGGTGCCTTACTTTCAAATGCATCAGCTCATGCAAATGTTGATATGGCAGACGTATCAGCATTATTTGAAACGATTGCTGTATGGGCTGAGAAGAATGATGTAGATTTAGGTCATCAATTCACACTACTTGTTCGTGAGTTATACGATTTAACTGTTACACAACTTCTAGTAGCAGGAGCTAGCGATTATGATAAATCAGCCTTTATTAACTCTATACTAGGAGAAAATATATTAAATGAGGCTATAACAACTTCAATTACATTTAAAGATGATAGTCAAACTGAAATAACTGAGCTTACAGAACTAGATATACGAAATATACCAAACTTTGACGAACTTCATAACATACTAGCGGTACCTTCTCAGTCAAAACTAGAAAGAAAATGTATTGAAGTTAAATTACCAAGTAGATTTTTACGAAAAAATAAGTTTTCATTCCTTGTCACACCTACTGTGCATGGACAACTTGACAAAAACAGCTCTCACTTTGAATACTTACAGGCAGCAGATAGTCTCATCTATGTCCTAAATTCAGCTTCACCATTACATGATGAAGAGCTCGATACATTATTATATATTCGTGAGCAAGTACCAAATTTACAAATTAAATTCGTCTTACAAACAATTGATACGAATACTAGTGAAAATATCACGAACAGCATTAAAAAGAAAATACTCGTACATTTCCCAGAAGCACACTTTTTCCCTTACTCTCCTTCACAAGAGAGTAGTGAACAGCTAGGTAACGTAACAGACTCTATTCTTTCTAACCTTACTAAGCGTAACGTGGAAAAAGAACGCATTGAAAAATTATTATGGTTTATCCAAAAAACAATTGCATACCTTGTAAATGAGCGTGTGGAATTAGAAAATACGTTAGTGAAATCCGTTCGCTGGAATAAACATATTTTAGTAAAACTTGATGGTTTTATTAATAATCTTACTGCCATTCAAAAAGATAAAATTCGTTCTATTACAGAATCTTATCTCTTAACGAAAGAAGAGATTACGCAGGATATACATTCTCAAATTCCTGAATTGTTGCAGAGTTGCTCTGACCTCGTTCAAGAAGATAGTGATTTCAAACTGGTCCATGAAGAACTAAATGTAGCAATGAATGAAAGAATTCAAAAACATGTACAGCAAGTGCTTCTTCCTAAATTTACTGGGTCTATTCAAGAATGGATTGAAACTGCTCATAATGAATTCATTCAAGCTCAAGCTTATTTAGATGAAATGAGCGATACCTTTAATAAGCTCTATGAGGAAGAGCGTATTAAACTTCCTTGTGATTTCAAATTACTAGATGACTGGGATAGAGATGTTGCAAGAATGACGAATAGAATTACAGTAGCTAACATCAATATTTTATTACGCTTTACACCGACACAATTTTTCTTAAAGAGTGCAGGGAAATTATTCGGTAATATGCAAAAAAATCAATCTATGCTATCAAATAAATATAAACAATATATTGAAACAGAAGATTATACAGAAGTTGCTCAGATGATTTCAAAACAATTCTTCCTTCAATTTGAAGTATTTGAAGGTGCGCTAGAACGGGATATCATGATGTTCTTTAAAGACCCTCTTAGCATATTGAAACAAACCGTAGAAGCGGCCCAACTTGAAATACAAGAAGATGAGCAAACATTAACAAAGCTAAGAACAAACCCAGAAACTTATCATGATCCTTTAACACTCTTTAAATTGCAATTGTTACAACGAAAATTCATGTTAAATATCGACCAAAATAATGAACATATTGCTTCACAAGAAACAATAAATAAAACACCAACTGTTTAA